The Juglans microcarpa x Juglans regia isolate MS1-56 chromosome 8S, Jm3101_v1.0, whole genome shotgun sequence genome has a window encoding:
- the LOC121244212 gene encoding LOW QUALITY PROTEIN: ribulose bisphosphate carboxylase large chain (The sequence of the model RefSeq protein was modified relative to this genomic sequence to represent the inferred CDS: substituted 1 base at 1 genomic stop codon) — translation MVISWRDHFLFCVEAIYKVXVETSEIKGHYLNATAGTCKEMIKRAVFARELGVPVVMHDYLTGGFTATTSLVHYY, via the coding sequence ATGGTAATTAGTTGGAGAGACCATTTCCTATTTTGTGTTGAAGCAATTTATAAAGTGTAGGTTGAAACCAGTGAAATCAAAGGGCATTACTTGAATGCTACTGCAGGTACATGCAAAGAAATGATCAAAAGGGCTGTATTTGCCAGAGAATTGGGAGTTCCTGTCGTAATGCATGACTACTTAACTGGGGGATTTACTGCAACTACTAGCTTGGTTCATTATTACTGA